In Gigantopelta aegis isolate Gae_Host chromosome 2, Gae_host_genome, whole genome shotgun sequence, the sequence gtgattaccacggtctagacatatgtacaaaatacgtgccagtttttttaagatcacagggtattgtggcgtaacctgtcgtgactatagtacaatgttaatagacattatcagccgccctgcttcattactgtaaataatgctgtaaaacccttgattaagtagactttcccatctaaaattacaaaactgaccaattacgtagtaccaaagaaaagaaaattatcacttgggtatcgtgagtggtcgtttttactctaacgcaccctaccaataggcctaataatatgctactttttttatgagagaaaaatactataaccccatttcgttctattgatgcaaatagaaatatatttagtttaaaagttgattatactctcaagtcatttatgttgttttacaagccaggttaatgaaagtgaagcgccttgtcgtaaattagagcgtttctttacactgtgcatacagatttcattatgtacagcccgaacataaaaaatgcgacattttcttttaaaaaacacccaaaaatgtttgtcctacatttatattttttacatatttaaatacatcatatcgaggtgtatctttatgctaaatatgaacagtatacacctcggcattagcatccgagttttggttttgtctccgggttgctttcgggctccgggctgtaaattggtcgaccggtctggtctggcaccatcagtttctccaccctccgactcgctatccgttttttcttcagtatcactgttgtaagtaaatgtgtgtctttcttcatttactaacagctcatattgatacggcaaaacgttttgcgaacgaacactcattgttttggtaagctgtgcaagtcttagattctttatgagtggtacggactaatgcttttaagtgtaaggcttcagatcaagcgacgcgtctctgacgtcacggacctcgtgattgccctgctcattaaagatcggcaatttccgctaagagctcgtatctggggttcttttatggagatattttaagtaattaattttttataaaaaatttttttaggtgattcaatttataattaattgtacatggttggtgccaaatatggtttacgtgacatgtttcctttaaagtaaaatagggctagtgaatttttaatcatggctagtacatttttaaaatcactttttccatggctagtggatttaaaaagaattctagaagtcctgttactagtgcctcttaacaatgccagaagtaactactaaAGACTCTCCAAAGTGGTCGGGAAATGACAGATGTGTGGCATGGATAGCCACATGAGAAAAGCACATGTCATGGTTGGatagacaaggactgggatatggaagtggacagtgaaagaagttgaaagataggaagaGCTGCCAGATtgagaagaaatgagatggaataattttatttgaaagagagaaagaaaagggggcaatgggattaaaaaaaaaaaaaaaaaaagtaaataggcaaaaatattttttattaataacagacTGTGAACCTTTGTAACAGTAGCAGCAATCTGATTGGCTAGTGCCTGGTACAGATCAGCAGAGGTTGCCATGGACGCTGGGTATGTGATGACCACGATGCATCCTGCAGTTATTGCTGCATCACTCATAGGctgaaataatacaaaaataatgcatcatgtaaattacacaattaaaataagtaatatGCCAcataatagtttgtaaaaactttatttttatatttcacaccaaatagctgtcacacaccagtcgtggggcactggctgagatggggaaaaaaacccaatgagtCTGCTGAGGAGGTTTCGTACcatgacccaagcacctcattATAAGTAGATTATTGATGGAAGAGGTTTCCGTCCTCGCCCTCAACCAAGTGTTaagaagtctgttttgtttaacaacaccactagagcacattgatttattaatcatcggctattggatgtcaaacattcggtaattttgacatttagttttagataggaaacccgctacattttttcattagtagcaatggatcttttatatgaatcatcccacagacaggataggacataccacagcctttgatataccagtcgtggtgcactggctggaacaagaaatagaaaaccaaccacgcatcaagcgagtgcttacaaataattataaatagcTGTGATATATCAATCATGGGGTCCTGGTTGGGATGGGTATAATAAAGCCCAATGGTTCTGCTGAGGAGGTCcaaacacctcaagcaagcactctactgacAGAGCTACTTCccactcccctccccccccccccccccaccccccgaatgAATGAAgggatttatttaacgatgcactcaacacattgtaattacggttatatggcatcggacatatggttaaggaccacacagatattgagagaggaaacccgctgtcgccacttcataagctactctttccaattagctgCAAAGGGATCTTTAAAATGCattatccaacagacaggacagtacacaacATGACCTTtattacacaagttgtggagcactggccagAATGAGAAATTCtaaaccaactgcacatcaagcaagtgctttactgCAGGGctacaaccccctcccccccccccccccccccccaccccccaccaatGATCAACTGATGACAAAACTTACACTATCAGCAGGGAACTCCATCACATGGATAGTTGAAGACTCGTTCACCTTCCAATCGCCATAGTAACAGAAGGCCTCAGGTCGTTTCCCCGAACCCTGGTCTGTAAGCAGTGATCCAACACTGACGTCCAACTTGCCATGGGTCAGCACTACGAGCTTCTTGCTAGGTAGGTCCACATAATCATAACTGTCAAACTCCTCtacaagcaaacaaaataaaattaaaataaaaatttaaaaaataatttcagcaaGATCATATAATTATTCTGTTATCCGTAAtcaaattaacataattaatatataaataataggCTAAAGATGTTAGTAGTGGCATGCCACTGTCATTAACATTTGAGCAGTCATCCAAAGAACTCAAGAGTTAGCTCCCTTGTTGGGGACTCTAGCTGTGTATTCTTTGCGGAGAGCTGAGAAATCATTATAATCACACTACTATGTGAGGTAGTGTGTAATTTGAGAACAAGAAAACGTTCTTCCTTTTAGGAACAGTTTCAAATGCACGGTAGCAATGTATTCAAAACAGCATTCACGGATGGCTGAGAATTCGTTCTTCTCACACTACTATGAGAGATGGTGAGGGATGTTAGAACAGGAACACATTCACAAACATGTTCTCGCCTCTTCGAAACATTAGTACCAGAAGAGAGTTTTGAATACATAGTACAAAAGGAGACCACGGAacacatttacatttttttaaattaaatttaagttGATGTGTATTATTGTTACACATTTAGTATTATGCACAATTGTCACACAATTGGAATACATAAAACCATAGACCATCAATTACTGGGAAACAGGTTTAGCGGGAATTATGTCAAGCATGACTAATTACCTGAAAACAAGTTTAGTGGGAATTACGTCAAGCATGACTAATTACCTGAAAACAGGTTTAGTGGGAATTACGTCAAGCATGTCTAATTATCTCAAAACAGGTTTAGTGGGAATTATGTCAAGCATGACTAATTACCTGAAAAtggatctacatgtacatgtactttacagCAAGattcttcctttttttcaatcaaataattaatttttaatttgtatttatattaaactTCTCTTTATACTCTTTAAATACATGCCTtcattttgttgtgtttatataTTAGATACATCTTAAAGCACAGTATCTCagcattaacaaatatttgagacATTGCGGCTTAAAAGTTTAAAGATTATTATGAAAACATCTACATGCATGTATCTAACTAAATCTTACTCATCTGAGCCCGAGATCCAAGTGAAAATTTAGCAGACGCAGAAATCAGGGGACAACCACCTATATTCAGGTTGACAACTTCGGTATTTGCTGAAAAACAATTATTGTGATAAGAAACAGTTCACcaaaaatacacaattatttatgCATGTTTTAGTACTTGTGCTCCCATTAACATTAGTTGGTAGAGGATACTGTACCAATATGGACAATTGGATATGTTCAAATTGGTAATTTGAGTGTAAGCTGGAGGAAAATTAGCAAATTGAGTATTATTTGTGGGTAAAACAAGCAAATAATTTAgtggggttttgggttttggggttgtttttggattttttgttctatgtctgttaaatataattaattatgtaataacagtgagatataattaataagaaatatcagaaataaatcTATGATCATGTTGGAGTTGGTCTGGCAAATCTCAGactggcaatttttttttagataatgaTTGCATTTGTATTCTTTTCAATGTGAGCATATACCTCCAATAGGGACAATATCAAGGTCATAGAGCAGAAAATAGAACACAGCCCTTTTAAGTTTAAAAGTTCCCTATTTATCCAGTAGATGGAAAATACTGtgctttgtttctttcttttactcaCCGTCctccaaccccaaccccaccccacaacAACCTTCCAGTTACTTTAGGCTTAAGTAAACAATACAATCAGTATAAAATTTCAAAGAGAAGTCATTCTGCCAACAATCATTTAgattcataattatattattatcaccAAAAATGCTATActtcatattattatataacatttagtgaaatatcttaaaatatcaattaaataaAAGTGTCATCAGTCACTCATTGGcgataacacatttttactatttcactctaaaatgtgttatcgtcactgtagaaagtgttatcttcactgtaagagagccggaactattttgctgctggcattttaaaaataaaggtaaattgccaaaagttatataataaatagaaaatttcatgtttcttgtcaaatataatttatatcttaTCTCGTGATGTTTGCAATCATACCACACTCGTCAtgacttgcaaacttcactcgatgagatataaatcatatttgacaaaaaacatgaaatatcctctatttattaacaCTTTAAGAGGCTGGAATAAAAGGTACACGTTTTGTCAAATCAATAAAACAGATCTAACATTAAGTCTAAACGTAACAACAAACTCACCTAGTTCTGATGGTAACCTAGCAACCTGTGTTCCAGTGATAGAAACTGATGTCAGTGTTGGACAATTCGTGGCGAGGTAGTAAACACACTTTTCAGTCAGCTGGGTACATCCCTGGAGCTCTACCTGTAAAGAAGAGGAATGATtaatgattgatttttaaactatggctatctgATGTCCAACATATTATGGTTATTTCAAAACTCACCCTGTGTTCAGTGACATCAAGCGATGCTAATGCTTGCTAACTATTTGATTGTTTCCTGGACCCGTGCTTAtcaaacttttagagtccagactcaatctctaatgtcATCACAcatatgcaatttgtatggtgttgtcatgacattaccaTTTCAGagtagagtctcgagtctagactttaaaagttttataagcaccgggcctgatatacatgtacacgtagtCATTTGGTTTAAAGTGAACTGCATCAATcagtatagtgaatgtttttctGTTCTCTCTGACTTCGAAAGAAAACCTACTACTGTGACATAGACTACTATTATCACGAAGCAACAATTAATGGATCGTTTATATtcacttaatatatatatatatatatatatatatatatatatatatatatatatatatatatacagtgaaacctctcaagactggaccctctgtaaaccggacgttttacagtccctttttaaaaaccagtacagaacttaacctctctaaattgGATCCCTCTAAATACTGGACATTTTTATTGGTTTCAAGAGTgtccggtttaaagaggtttCACATGTAAATAACCTGGAATGGACCAATATTGTAAGCTACTTGTTCCTCTACCTCCAACAGACATTCCCAGCTGGATACTTTCATaactaaaaaacccactaaTTTATTCTGTCATAAATCATGATTTAAAGTATAAATTTAATCTCTCTCAatagtattattttcattgcatctttgggatttgatttggtggtatacaccttAAACATTCCAGCTAAAACTgtctgatatataatatatacatacatacatacatacatacatacatacatacatacataccaatctaattaaaattagctctactattacatgtggatctaacagcagcccgttggagctcaagtccagttgacctttcattcaaccaattaaaaccttacttgcaaaatcatgccagtgatttaaaaagaatttgaaaacattcgggattatgccgagggtatacgaaatgattcgggtgaattacaaagtatgccggaaactaatttcaatataaaattttatataaaatttgtttcaagatgaaaaaaaaacgtgatggtatagccataaaatctgtttatactagtatacaatccagagtttattactgcactttcccccgttttttaaatgttgaaatagacctacaagttcgcctattacataaatagtcttgcccgatatttttagaatttgtatgctcccaaataatgctataaacggcgaagtgtagttggtcgatatttgaattgttatttatagatgaaatgtcacctggacattggagtccacgcaatgctgttagatctaccagggtagacccagtagagctaattttaatcagattgacagacatacatacatacatacatacatacatacagggtacatacatacatacatacatacacacacacacacatatatatacacacacacacacacataccccaaCAAGTGGAAAGAGCTCCGATGCCCAAATGATTCCATAATCAGTCAAATGAACACAtcctgaaaaagaaagaaatggagaaaatttggattgtctgttatttctttcacATCCATTGGGATATTAACCAAAAGAAATCATCCGCAAACCTTGTCAATCAGCAAacccgttctcacataagtttgcggatgattttttttgttcatatccagatgaacataaaagaaataacaggcaatacttacaattaaatttgaaacatacttattaataataacataaaaagttcatatttgattttgaattacatgtgtatttgtttggttaaaacaataatgctcagtaagacaaattgcaaatataaaatgacatcatcaggtatgacgttccctgacgatgtaatttttacattcatcgggaaatgaacaaactcccattgctacggctggaccaatgggatgacattatattgtaatgaatgcaacagaaatttaattatttttaagtataCTTGACCTGACCTCAAATAAAGGGCATATTCCCCTAGGAACAGTATAGGGCCTactggtctgaacatcccaacagccaatgggatggctaaAATCTACTATCCCTAGGGGAATATGCCATTgcttgaggtcaggttaagtagaAAAAAAATACTGCTGAATAATGAAGATAATAAAATAGAAGCTATATTCTCCATTTGAAATAATatgataaacatacatgtatcctaAACTATCGAATTCCGTCCCACATCACTTCCGCACTCTTCTAATCAACCagccgcaaggctcaatgggtaggcgtaaaccatttgcaccaaccagtggtctataactggttcaacaaaggccatggtttgtgctatcctgcctgtgggaagtgcaaataaaagatcccttgctgcctgtcataaaagagtagactatgtggcaacagtgggtttcctctaaaaacagtgtcagaatgaccatgtttgacgtccaatagccgatgataagataaaaaatcaatgtgctctagtggcgtcattaaataaaacaaactttactctttttttttctaatcacACTGCACAAGCACAAACTTTAATACCACTGCATATGTATCAACTAACTAAGCCTCAATTGATCAAAATTGAAACTAAAGGTGTAAATAGGTGAGATTTCTTTTCTCCCTTGTACAGTACTGGTAATTCTATTATTACATACAGGAACCATATCCAAaggttattaatatattaaaacctTTATAAATGAAGAGACTAGATTTGACAAATCAGTAATGACTGTCGTCTGCAGGAGTTTTgtctatattttgtaacaagtCACATGACTGACTCTCTTAAAGTGGACAGTGAGGGGGTGTATGGAAGGCTGTTTGTGTCAGATTAACAATTGTTATTGAGAGACAACATTAGTAGATTGTTTACTGTTTGTAGATGGAagcttttacttctttttttagtcACCTACAAAAGTTATTAGCATAAGAAAACCATTTTCCTATGTTCATGAAAATTTATTGACTAATTGAATAGCTGTTAAGAGTGGCATGCCTGTTTACAAAGCATCAAAAACAATTCAAATTCTAAAACAAACTCTAAAGAACAAAAAAGCAAGGGGAACTTTCTAATCTCGAACACAGTGGTGCTGGTCGGCAATCAATGTTCAccaaaaatgtgtatatatgttcatAATTAATTTACATTGCTTTGTTGACAATCTGTTGTGTTGTTATTCCCTCAATTTTATGATGGGTGTGTTAAGTAGTGtattaatataacacaacagCACCCATTCCAAACAAGTAAGTGTATacagttttatgtttttgtaatgTAAGCGTTTAACATACCAATACAGATGAGTTTCTTGAGGTGGGTGAATATTCCACGGGATGActtgagagaaaagaaaaaagcatCCGTGATCTGCTCAATACTGCTGAGGTTTAGACAAACAAGGTCGGAGCTCACAGAGCGCTGGTCAATAACGTCCTATAGAGAAAACATGTAAAGAAAAAAgttgttacattaaaaaatattttaaaaaggttaAAGTTGCAATGATTTTCTTTCTTCCATTTTAtactttctttttctattataaAGCACAAAAAGAActacattttaataacattgtGAGATTTCattaataatgattattatcAAACTGCAGCATGCGGTCACATTAGAAAGAATTTTGTTTAGCCAATATTCAGATATGCAGaatatttccttaaaaattATTAAGAACCTGTagctaagtttaattttttttttattacagaggTACTATATACAAGTTGTAGCCATATTGGATGAAAATTAACttttggctaatttggcaattgACAGGTTGAGCCATCATCAAACTGCCTATTAAATGACTGAAAAGTTGTTGTCATTTTGAacacaaaacagttttaaaaaagctATGTAAATGCTGTATATGTTAAAAACTGATACATCAATGAAAAAAGTTAGAATGAATGgtgaatgaattaatattatGGTTGTTCCAGAATTAATCACATGGGTACAAGTGCACAATTTTTAGTTGAGATTGGGAACCCAGTACTTGCAAACATCATGTCAAACTCCCAAACATTTATAGCATTCAAGTTCAATGGTCTCTTATAATGTTGTCACAAGTTCAATTGTCTCTTATAATGTTGTCACAAGTTTGATGGTCTCTCATAATGTTGTCACAAGTTCGATGGTCTCTTATAATGTTGTCATAAGTTCAATGGTCTCTTATGTTGTCACAAGTTTGATGGTCTCTTATAATGCTGTCACAAGTTCAATGGTCTCTTATAATGCTGTCACAAGTTCAATGGTCTCTTATAATGTTGTCACAAGTTCAATGGTCTCTTATAATGTTGTCATAAGTTTGATGGTCTCTTATAATGTTGTCACAAGTTGAATGGTCTCTTATAATGTTGTCACAAGTTCGATGGTCTCTTATAATGTTGTCACAAGTTCGATGGTCTCTTATAATGTTGTCACAAGTTCGATGGTCTCTTATAATGTTGTCACAAGTTCGATGGTCTCTTATAATGTTGTCACAAGTTTGATGGCCTCTCATAATGTTGTCACAAGTTCGATGGTCTCTTATAATGTTGTCACAAGTTTGATGGCCTCTTATAATGTTGTCACAAGTTCGATGGCCTCTTATAATGTTGTCATAAGTTGATGGTCTCTTATGTTGTCACAAGTTCGATGGCCTCTTATAATGTTGTCATAAGTTCGATGGTCTCTTATGTTGTCACAAGTTCGATGGCCTCTTATAATGTTGTCATAAGTTGATGGTCTCTTATGTTGTCACAAGTTCGATGGCCTCTTATAATGTTGTCATAAGTTGATGGTCTCTTATGTTGTCACAAGTTCGATGGCCTCTTATAATGTTGTCACAAGTTCAATGGTCTCTTATAATGTTGTCACAAGTTCGATGGTCTCAAGTGTCAAGTTGGTCTCTTATAATGTCACAAGTTGATGCTCAAGTTTGATGTTCTCTTATAATGCTGTCACAAGTTCGATGGTCTCTTATAATGTTGTCACAAGTTCGATGGTCTCTCATGTTGTCACAAGTTCGATGGTCTCTTATAATGTTGTCATAAGTTTGATGGTCTCTTATAATGTTGTCACAAGTTCAATGGTCTCTTATAATGTTGTCATAAGTTTGATGGTCTCTTATAATGTTGTCACAAGTTCGATGGCCTCTTATAATGTTGTCACAAGTTCGATGGCCTCTTATAATGTTGTCATAAGTTGATGGTCTCTTATAATGTTGTCACAAGTTCGATGGCCTCCTATAATGTTGTCATAAGTTTGATGGTCTCTTATGTTGTCACAAGTTCGTTGGTCTCTTATAATGTTGTCACAAGTTCGATGGTCTCTTATAATGTTGTCACAAGTTTGATGGTCTCTTATAATGTTGTCACAAGTTTGATGGTCTCTTATAATGTTGTCACAAGTTCGATGGCCTCTTATAATGTTGTCACAAGTTCAATGGCCTCTTATAATGTTGTCATAAGTTGATGGTCTCTTATAATGTTGTCACAAGTTTGATGGTCTCTTATAATGTTGTCACAAGTTCGTTGGTCTCTTATAATGTTGTCATAAGTTTGATGGTCTCTTATAATGTAGTCACAAGTTCGATGGTTTCTTATAATGTTGTTAAAAGTTTATAATGTTG encodes:
- the LOC121387536 gene encoding uncharacterized protein LOC121387536 codes for the protein MGKTRQTARQPAGSMQKANPPQAAVDKTEATPPQAAVGKTEATPPQAAVGKMEANPPQAAVGNTEATPPPAAPPPASKIKPASKVAKLPYRTKKGKAEEKDFVEAASLETDEHQQELNEKLDFLKTLKEKQREASKEVQQLLFEQNLQERGVSGEGAPGKSSGPIIPRPEDLLAAKRRLKKHNRRDAFDPVTLARRELLETVSDDDLDYLPLPVLLDVIDQRSVSSDLVCLNLSSIEQITDAFFFSLKSSRGIFTHLKKLICIGCVHLTDYGIIWASELFPLVGVELQGCTQLTEKCVYYLATNCPTLTSVSITGTQVARLPSELANTEVVNLNIGGCPLISASAKFSLGSRAQMKEFDSYDYVDLPSKKLVVLTHGKLDVSVGSLLTDQGSGKRPEAFCYYGDWKVNESSTIHVMEFPADSPMSDAAITAGCIVVITYPASMATSADLYQALANQIAATVTKVHSLFRTL